From the genome of Gemmatimonadota bacterium, one region includes:
- a CDS encoding transposase, whose amino-acid sequence MADRRRRFSREFKVEAVRLVVERGVSMAQAARDLGVHANVLRSWVREHRADPQQAFPGVGQQKRDDAEVTQLRREVARLKQERDIL is encoded by the coding sequence ATGGCGGATCGACGGAGACGGTTTAGTCGGGAGTTCAAGGTGGAAGCGGTACGGCTGGTCGTCGAGCGCGGCGTCTCGATGGCGCAGGCAGCGCGAGATTTGGGCGTACACGCGAATGTGCTGCGGAGTTGGGTGCGGGAGCACCGCGCCGATCCGCAGCAGGCGTTTCCTGGCGTCGGGCAGCAGAAGCGCGACGACGCGGAGGTGACGCAGCTTCGGCGCGAAGTCGCGCGCCTCAAGCAGGAGCG